The Neurospora crassa OR74A linkage group IV, whole genome shotgun sequence genome has a segment encoding these proteins:
- a CDS encoding nuclear localization protein yields MPSRRSGRAAAKRAQQALESTPKTFEGLDDEDEPMPDADQDDAEPSQRDGEDDVEKDDESGGDGHEEEEAPEEDESGKSPSPPPEPVIRRRRLGRPPKNRPPDWDTLPIEPPNRDENAPRRRGRGGWRGRGGRKGQHFQPTQQSIDKDGTVLDIINDEVDLPEDPEGEKKVDKLGNLQDGREYRCRTFTVLGRGDRLYMLSTEPARCVGFRDSYLFFTKHRKLYKIIVNDEEKRDMIEREIIPHSYKGRTIGIVTARSVFREFGALIIVGGRRIIDDYEVAKAREEGVVEGELADPNDIFEPGKPYNKNQYVAWHGASSVYHSNIPSVPQQNAKVAPTKRRVAVNDVNWQLEHAREASNFNSILTSVRRANLNGVYDIHTNQMHYPHIIQPTHARITQVVDSEDASSSSSDLPLVKPSISRNFLITDVEIELPPAGISPAAYEVPFRTSPADRAASARADFLAPFKGLSAVPDDIRDLLPEECRKAFDSAVKNEEEWFGKWGDEKDTTCRREPVIDKAIVPYSMNIM; encoded by the exons ATGCCTTCCCGGAGATCAGGCCGCGCAGCCGCGAAACGCGCACAACAGGCCCTCG AAAGCACCCCAAAGACATTCGAAGGCCtagacgacgaggatgagccTATGCCCGATGCCGATCAAGACGACGCCGAACCATCACAACGAGACGGCGAGGATGATGTCGAGAAGGATGATGAGTCGGGTGGTGATGGacacgaggaagaggaagcccCAGAGGAAGACGAGTCGGGCAAGAGCCCAAGCCCTCCCCCAGAGCCTGTCATCCGCCGCCGACGCTTGGGGCGACCACCCAAGAACCGACCTCCCGACTGGGACACTCTGCCGATCGAACCCCCCAATCGTGACGAAAACGCTCCTCGCCGTCGCGGTCGCGGAGGATGGAGAGGCAGAGGCGGCCGCAAGGGCCAGCATTTTCAACCAACCCAGCAATCCATTGACAAAGATGGTACCGTTCTCGACATTATCAACGACGAGGTGGACCTTCCCGAGGACCCGGAGGGTGAGAAGAAGGTCGATAAGCTAGGAAATCTTCAGGATGGTCGCGAGTATCGTTGCCGTACATTCACCGTTCTTGGCCGTGGAGATCGTCTATACATGCTTTCAACCGAGCCAGCACGTTGTGTCGGCTTCAGAGACTCGTATCTCTTTTTCACGAAACACAGAAAACTCTACAAGATCATCGTTAACGACGAGGAAAAGCGGGACATGATCGAGCGAGAAATCATCCCACACAGTTACAAGGGCCGTACGATTGGTATTGTGACAGCACGTTCAGTGTTCCGCGAGTTTGGCGCCCTAATCATTGTCGGCGGACGACGGATCATTGATGACTACGAAGTCGCCAAGGCCCGTGAGGAGGGTGTCGTTGAGGGCGAGCTCGCCGATCCCAACGATATTTTCGAACCAGGCAAGCCTTACAACAAGAACCAATATGTGGCGTGGCACGGTGCAAGCTCAGTTTATCACTCGAATATACCGTCAGTACCACAGCAAAACGCCAAGGTCGCCCCAACCAAACGACGTGTTGCTGTCAACGACGTTAACTGGCAATTGGAACATGCTCGCGAAGCCAG TAACTTCAACAGCATCCTCACCAGCGTCCGCCGCGCCAACCTGAACGGCGTCTATGACATTCACACTAACCAAATGCACTACCCGCACATCATCCAACCTACACATGCCCGCATCACGCAGGTGGTAGACTCTGAAGACgcctcgtcttcgtcctcaGATCTTCCTCTTGTCAAGCCCTCCATATCCCGCAACTTCCTCATCACCGACGTGGAAATCGAGCTGCCACCCGCTGGCATTTCCCCGGCCGCCTACGAGGTACCCTTCCGTACATCGCCCGCCGATCGGGCTGCCTCCGCGCGTGCCGACTTCCTGGCTCCCTTCAAGGGCTTGAGCGCCGTACCTGACGATATCAGGGATCTGCTGCCCGAGGAATGCAGGAAAGCTTTCGACAGTGCGGTGAAGAATGAGGAGGAGTGGTTCGGCAAGTGGGGTGACGAGAAGGATACGACGTGTCGCCGCGAGCCGGTGATCGATAAGGCTATTGTGCCTTATAGCATGAATATCATGTGA
- a CDS encoding transcription initiation factor IIB, variant — protein MTDFIIPKPPQQEKFKENLQNLLMCPECKEDPPHLVEEFSSGDMVCGSCGLVLGERIIDTRSEWRTFSNDDQGNDDPSRVGDGPNQLIDGDQLQTTIAFDGKNGKNLSHLQNKITQDKNSKQLMQAYRDIQGLTDSINAGTQVANAAKHIYKLVEDNKALKGKSQEAITAGCIFIACRQTGVPRTFREIYSLTKVSKKEIGRVFKQLESFLQKIGGEEHAITTSIPTFNQQYQGKGSTTATELCARYCSNLNFRNSVAVEDVARQLADKTSTISELAGRSPLSVAAACIYMASHIRNESRTSKEIATVAGVSDGTVKTAYRLLYNKKDKLLEEIFPEGVPNLDKLPAN, from the coding sequence ATGACCGATTTCATTATTCCCAAGCCTCCGCAACAGGAGAAGTTCAAGGAGAATCTCCAGAATCTCCTCATGTGCCCAGAGTGCAAGGAAGATCCGCCTCACCTTGTCGAAGAGTTCTCGTCAGGAGACATGGTTTGCGGCTCCTGCGGTCTTGTGCTGGGCGAGCGCATCATCGATACCCGCTCTGAGTGGCGTACTTTCTCCAACGACGACCAGGGCAACGATGACCCCTCtcgtgttggtgatggtccCAACCAGCTGATCGATGGTGACCAGCTCCAGACCACTATCGCGTTCGATGGCAAAAACGGCAAGAACCTGTCCCACCTTCAGAACAAGATCACTCAGGACAAGAACTCCAAGCAGCTTATGCAGGCCTATCGCGATATCCAGGGCTTGACGGACAGCATCAACGCTGGTACCCAGGTGGCAAATGCTGCCAAGCACATTTACAAGCTCGTCGAGGACAACAAGGCCCTCAAGGGCAAGTCTCAGGAAGCCATCACCGCTGGGTGCATCTTCATTGCATGCCGCCAAACGGGAGTGCCGCGTACGTTCCGCGAGATTTACAGCCTGACCAAGGTTTCGAAGAAGGAGATTGGCAGGGTTTTCAAGCAGTTGGAATCCTTCCTCCAGAAGATCGGAGGCGAGGAGCATGCAATCACGACCAGCATCCCCACCTTCAACCAGCAATACCAGGGCAAGGGATCTACTACAGCTACCGAGCTTTGCGCTCGTTACTGCAGCAACCTCAATTTCCGCAACTCAGTTGCGGTCGAGGATGTTGCCCGCCAGTTGGCCGACAAGACCAGCACTATTTCGGAGCTGGCTGGCCGTTCTCCCCTTTCCGTCGCCGCTGCGTGTATCTACATGGCATCCCACATCAGGAACGAGTCACGTACGTCCAAGGAGATTGCGACAGTGGCTGGTGTCAGTGACGGAACCGTCAAAACAGCTTATCGTCTCCTCTATAACAAGAAGGACAAGCTGCTTGAGGAGATCTTCCCTGAGGGAGTGCCAAACCTCGACAAGCTTCCTGCGAACTAG
- a CDS encoding membrane-associated progesterone receptor component 1, whose amino-acid sequence MDYVENRMAQEAAKQTGNAESFVTPLNLVLLGMLLYTAYSWLRPHTPATIPKEEPAVVFKTFTPRTLLPYNGEKDMPVYLAVRGRVFDVTRGRNFYGPGGPYANFAGRDASRGLACGSFDEEMLTKDLDGPLDTLSDLDKDQLEALQGWEERFLEKYLVVGKLVAVGDEDKAE is encoded by the exons ATGGACTACGTCGAGAACAGAATGGCTCAAGAAGCCGCCAAGCAAACCGGCAATGCCGA GTCCTTTGTCACCCCCCTcaacctcgtcctcctcggcatGCTTCTCTACACAGCGTACAGCTGGCTGAGGCCTCATACCCCGGCCACCATTCCCAAGGAAGAGCCCGCCGTCGTGTTCAAAACGTTCACCCCGAGGACGCTGCTGCCGTACAACGGCGAGAAAGACATGCCCGTCTACCTGGCCGTGCGTGGTCGCGTCTTCGATGTCACTCGCGGCCGCAACTTCTACGGACCCGGTGGTCCCTACGCTAACTTTGCCGGTCGCGATGCCTCCCGCGGTCTTGCCTGCGGTAGCTTTGACGAGGAGATGCTTACCAAGGACCTTGACGGCCCGCTCGACACTCTGAGCGATCTCGACAAGGATCAACTGGAAGCGCTCCAGGGCTGGGAGGAAAGGTTCCTTGAGAAGTACCTTGTCGTGGGCAAGCTGGTGGCTGTTGGCGACGAGGACAAGGCTGAATAG